In Haloimpatiens massiliensis, the following are encoded in one genomic region:
- the purE gene encoding 5-(carboxyamino)imidazole ribonucleotide mutase, translating to MKVAIIFGSKSDMEIMKKASDLLKEFGIEHKGYILSAHRVPEKLSETLKELEKQGVECIIAGAGLAAHLPGVIASQTILPVIGVPINAAVGGMDALLSIVQMPKSIPVATVGVNNSFNAGMLAVEILSLKYPELKEKLLKYRKDMKEKFIKENEQGVEF from the coding sequence GTGAAAGTAGCTATAATATTTGGAAGTAAATCAGATATGGAAATTATGAAAAAAGCTTCTGATCTTCTAAAGGAATTTGGAATAGAACATAAAGGATATATATTATCAGCTCATAGAGTGCCGGAAAAACTTTCAGAAACCTTAAAAGAATTAGAAAAACAAGGAGTGGAGTGTATAATAGCAGGAGCAGGTCTTGCAGCACACCTTCCAGGGGTTATTGCCTCTCAAACAATCTTACCAGTAATAGGTGTGCCTATAAATGCCGCAGTAGGTGGCATGGATGCACTTTTGTCTATAGTACAAATGCCAAAATCAATTCCAGTAGCAACCGTAGGAGTGAATAACAGCTTTAATGCAGGAATGCTTGCTGTAGAAATATTATCTTTAAAATATCCAGAACTTAAAGAAAAACTTTTAAAATATAGAAAAGACATGAAGGAAAAATTTATAAAAGAAAATGAGCAGGGGGTAGAATTCTAA